A genomic stretch from Leptotrichia sp. HSP-536 includes:
- a CDS encoding DUF6892 domain-containing protein, which produces MPYILKEENIEEFVKKSEIDEFEEEDFGEFYPDDYEMADKSGMFEDFRFKLVVLETLLGKNASFVEEFEKLTEKLEEKYDDYIFEIGNFVNPIIVEPILKFLENVKLTAEDLEKVDKICFDGGLEIYDILCPNWDGEDYLFQTHSVKGFEKLKNLKKVIFIACCDEELLDEFSENGIAVE; this is translated from the coding sequence ATGCCTTACATTTTAAAAGAGGAAAATATTGAAGAGTTTGTGAAAAAATCAGAAATAGATGAATTTGAAGAAGAAGATTTTGGAGAATTTTATCCTGATGACTATGAAATGGCTGATAAAAGTGGTATGTTTGAAGATTTTAGATTTAAGCTGGTTGTTTTGGAAACTTTGCTTGGGAAAAATGCAAGTTTTGTTGAAGAATTTGAAAAATTGACTGAAAAATTAGAAGAAAAATATGATGATTATATTTTTGAAATAGGAAATTTTGTTAATCCAATTATAGTTGAGCCGATTTTAAAATTTTTGGAAAATGTGAAATTGACGGCAGAGGACTTGGAAAAAGTAGATAAAATTTGTTTTGATGGTGGGCTTGAAATTTATGATATTCTTTGTCCAAATTGGGATGGAGAAGATTATTTATTTCAGACACATAGTGTAAAAGGGTTTGAGAAATTAAAAAATTTGAAAAAAGTGATTTTTATTGCTTGCTGTGATGAGGAATTACTGGATGAATTTAGCGAAAATGGAATCGCAGTGGAGTAA